A DNA window from Paenibacillus sp. HWE-109 contains the following coding sequences:
- the gyrB gene encoding DNA topoisomerase (ATP-hydrolyzing) subunit B: MSVNQNAYDDSQIQVLEGLEAVRKRPGMYIGSTSARGLHHLVWEVVDNSIDEALAGFCTKIDVIVHKNNSVTVIDNGRGIPVGENAKLKRPTLEVVLTVLHAGGKFGGDDSGYKVSGGLHGVGISVVNALSELLTVQVKREGKIHEQEYRRGAPQYDVKVIGETEETGTQVTFQPDPEIFKETVEYDYDILQSRIRELAFLNKGIEINLIDERTDTSNTHMYEGGIVSFVQHLNRNREVVNETPIYVEGSKDNISIEIALQYNDSYTENIYSFANNINTHEGGTHESGFKSALTRILNDYARKSNSLKESDSNLSGDDVREGLAAIISVKIPEPQFEGQTKTKLGNSEVRGIVESLFAEKLQEFMEENPATAKKILEKGIQAARAREAARKARELTRRKSALEVSALPGKLADCSSKDASISEIYIVEGDSAGGSAKQGRDRHFQAILPLRGKILNVEKARLDRILSNTEIRAMITAFGTGISDDFDIAKARYHKIIIMTDADVDGAHIRTLLLTFFYRYMKKLIETGYVYIAQPPLFKLERNKTVRYAYNEKQRETIMQEFGEGAKVNVQRYKGLGEMNPEQLWETTMDPESRTFLQVTIEDAIEADTLFDSLMGDNVEPRRDFIEEHAKYVKNLDI, from the coding sequence CGGGGATGTACATAGGTTCGACCAGTGCACGTGGACTTCATCATCTCGTCTGGGAAGTCGTCGACAATAGTATCGATGAGGCATTAGCCGGCTTCTGTACGAAGATTGATGTCATAGTACACAAGAATAATAGTGTCACCGTTATTGATAATGGTCGTGGTATTCCGGTTGGTGAGAATGCGAAGTTGAAACGTCCGACTTTGGAAGTTGTTCTAACGGTTCTTCATGCAGGCGGTAAATTTGGTGGGGATGATTCCGGCTATAAAGTATCGGGGGGTCTCCATGGTGTAGGTATCTCTGTTGTTAATGCCTTGTCTGAGCTGCTGACGGTTCAAGTTAAGCGTGAGGGCAAAATTCATGAACAAGAGTATCGCCGCGGTGCGCCGCAATATGACGTGAAAGTCATTGGTGAAACAGAAGAAACCGGTACACAAGTGACGTTCCAGCCAGATCCGGAGATTTTCAAAGAAACCGTTGAGTATGATTACGATATTCTGCAATCCAGGATTCGCGAGCTGGCCTTCTTGAACAAAGGCATTGAAATTAATCTAATTGATGAACGTACGGATACTTCAAATACACACATGTATGAGGGCGGAATTGTTTCCTTCGTTCAGCATTTAAACCGTAACCGGGAAGTCGTTAATGAAACGCCGATCTATGTGGAGGGATCCAAGGATAATATCTCCATTGAGATCGCACTTCAGTACAACGACAGCTATACGGAGAATATTTACTCTTTCGCCAATAATATCAATACCCATGAGGGCGGTACGCACGAATCTGGTTTCAAAAGCGCATTAACGCGGATTTTGAACGATTATGCCCGCAAGAGCAATTCCTTGAAAGAAAGTGATTCGAACCTTTCCGGAGATGATGTGCGTGAAGGCCTTGCCGCTATTATTTCTGTGAAAATTCCGGAGCCTCAATTCGAGGGTCAAACGAAGACCAAACTAGGAAATAGTGAAGTTCGTGGTATCGTAGAGTCTCTATTTGCAGAGAAATTGCAAGAATTCATGGAAGAAAATCCGGCAACAGCGAAGAAGATCCTTGAAAAAGGTATTCAGGCCGCAAGAGCCAGAGAAGCAGCTCGCAAAGCGAGAGAGCTTACACGTCGCAAAAGTGCATTAGAAGTCAGCGCCCTGCCAGGTAAACTAGCAGATTGCTCCTCCAAAGATGCTTCGATAAGTGAAATTTATATCGTAGAAGGTGACTCCGCAGGTGGTTCAGCTAAGCAAGGACGTGATCGTCACTTCCAAGCCATTCTGCCGCTTCGCGGAAAAATCTTGAACGTAGAGAAAGCGCGATTGGATCGTATTTTGTCCAATACCGAGATTCGCGCAATGATTACAGCTTTCGGTACAGGGATCAGTGATGATTTCGATATTGCCAAAGCGCGTTATCACAAAATTATTATTATGACCGATGCCGACGTCGATGGAGCGCATATTCGTACACTGCTGCTCACTTTCTTCTACCGGTACATGAAAAAGTTAATCGAAACCGGTTATGTGTATATTGCGCAGCCCCCTCTTTTCAAATTGGAGCGCAACAAAACGGTTCGATATGCTTATAACGAGAAGCAAAGAGAAACCATTATGCAAGAATTTGGTGAAGGCGCCAAAGTCAATGTACAGCGTTATAAAGGACTGGGTGAAATGAATCCGGAGCAGTTATGGGAAACGACAATGGATCCGGAAAGCCGTACATTCTTGCAAGTAACGATCGAAGACGCGATCGAAGCAGATACACTTTTTGATTCTTTGATGGGCGACAATGTAGAGCCTCGAAGAGATTTCATTGAGGAACACGCTAAGTATGTGAAAAATCTAGATATCTAA
- the gyrA gene encoding DNA gyrase subunit A produces MSEELHSQVKEIDISTEMRTSFLDYAMSIIVSRALPDVRDGLKPVHRRILFAMSELGMSPDKPHKKSARIVGEVIGKYHPHGDTAVYETMVRMAQDFSLRYMLVDGHGNFGSIDGDMAAAMRYTEARLSKIAMELLRDINRETIDYKPNYDGEENEPVVLPSRFPNLLVNGSSGIAVGMATNIPPHNLREVIEGIQLMIQNPEITPLELMQVIKGPDFPTAGFILGREGIRQAYQTGRGSVTMRARTVIEENNNKARIIVNELPYQVNKARLVEKIAELVREKKIDGITDLRDESDRNGMRVVIELRRDVNPNVVLNNLFKQTAMQSNFGIIMLALVNGEPRVLNLREMLHYYLKHQQEVIRRRTEYDLRKAEARAHILEGLRIALDHLDQVIALIRASRTTDEAREGLMSTFHLSLDQAQAILDMRLQRLTGLEREKIEAEYAELMKKIAELKAILADEQLILAIISEELNEIKEKFGDERRSEITVGEESIEDEDLIPREDVVITITHTGYIKRLPVTTYRNQKRGGRGIVGMDTKDNDFVEHLFVTNTHHYLLFFTNKGKVYRLKAYEIPDLSRTARGTPIINLIQIEQGETVNAVIPVESFETEQYLFFATKQGVVKKTPIDDYSNIRKGGLIAINLREDDDLIGVKLTDGNQGIIMGTKLGMSIHFPEQDVRSMGRSATGVKGIQLDDEDAVIDMDVVHEDNSVLIVTAKGFGKRTPVSEYRIQSRGGKGIKTLNVTDKNGAVVGLKVVQEDEDLMIITALGTVIRTSMDGISVMGRNTQGVRLINIREDDEVGTLARVQKNEEQNENEEDGDWEESEAADSEE; encoded by the coding sequence ATGAGCGAAGAATTACATTCGCAAGTCAAAGAAATTGACATTTCGACCGAAATGCGTACATCCTTCTTAGACTATGCGATGAGTATCATTGTCAGTCGTGCACTGCCAGATGTAAGAGACGGCCTGAAGCCGGTTCATCGTCGTATCTTGTTTGCGATGTCTGAGCTGGGGATGTCTCCAGATAAACCACATAAGAAATCAGCGAGAATCGTTGGCGAAGTTATCGGTAAGTACCATCCGCATGGCGATACGGCTGTGTATGAAACGATGGTTCGGATGGCGCAAGACTTCTCACTTCGTTATATGCTTGTTGATGGCCATGGTAACTTTGGATCGATCGATGGTGATATGGCAGCAGCTATGCGTTATACGGAGGCTCGTCTGTCGAAGATTGCTATGGAGCTCCTTCGGGATATTAACAGAGAAACTATCGACTACAAGCCTAACTATGACGGCGAAGAAAATGAGCCGGTCGTTCTTCCTTCCCGTTTTCCAAACTTATTGGTGAACGGGAGTTCAGGGATTGCGGTTGGGATGGCAACGAACATCCCGCCGCATAACCTGCGTGAGGTCATTGAAGGCATCCAGTTGATGATTCAGAATCCAGAGATTACGCCCCTTGAGCTGATGCAAGTTATTAAAGGACCGGATTTCCCAACGGCTGGCTTTATTTTGGGCCGTGAAGGAATCAGACAAGCCTATCAAACAGGCAGAGGTTCCGTTACGATGCGTGCTAGAACTGTTATCGAGGAAAATAATAACAAAGCTAGAATCATCGTGAATGAGCTGCCATATCAAGTAAATAAAGCCAGACTCGTTGAAAAAATTGCGGAGCTTGTTCGTGAGAAGAAAATTGACGGTATCACGGATCTTAGAGATGAGTCCGATCGCAACGGGATGCGGGTTGTTATTGAGCTTCGTCGCGACGTCAATCCGAATGTTGTTCTGAACAACTTGTTCAAACAAACAGCGATGCAGTCGAACTTCGGTATTATTATGCTAGCGCTAGTTAATGGCGAGCCAAGAGTACTGAATCTTCGCGAGATGCTGCACTATTACCTCAAGCATCAACAAGAAGTTATCCGTCGCAGAACGGAATATGATTTGCGCAAAGCGGAAGCACGCGCGCATATCCTAGAAGGTCTGCGCATTGCTCTTGACCACTTGGATCAAGTGATTGCATTGATTCGTGCTTCCAGAACAACGGATGAAGCTAGAGAAGGACTCATGTCTACGTTCCATCTGAGCCTGGATCAAGCTCAAGCTATTCTGGATATGCGCCTACAGCGCTTAACTGGTTTAGAGCGTGAGAAGATCGAAGCTGAGTACGCGGAACTTATGAAGAAAATCGCTGAGCTTAAAGCGATTCTTGCTGATGAGCAGCTGATCTTGGCCATCATTAGCGAAGAATTGAATGAAATCAAAGAGAAATTCGGTGACGAGCGACGTTCCGAAATCACGGTTGGCGAGGAAAGCATCGAAGATGAAGACCTTATTCCGCGTGAAGATGTCGTTATCACGATCACACATACGGGCTATATTAAGCGTCTACCGGTTACGACGTATCGGAATCAGAAGCGTGGCGGACGAGGCATTGTGGGTATGGATACCAAAGACAATGACTTCGTGGAACACTTGTTCGTAACCAATACGCATCACTATCTGTTGTTCTTTACGAACAAGGGGAAAGTGTACCGTCTGAAAGCTTACGAGATTCCGGATTTGAGTCGGACAGCTCGGGGAACACCAATTATTAACTTAATCCAGATTGAGCAAGGCGAGACGGTGAATGCGGTCATTCCGGTCGAAAGCTTCGAAACGGAGCAGTACCTATTCTTTGCAACGAAGCAAGGTGTTGTGAAGAAAACGCCGATCGACGATTACTCAAATATTCGTAAGGGTGGCTTAATTGCTATCAACTTGCGTGAAGATGATGATCTCATTGGAGTTAAGCTAACCGACGGCAACCAGGGTATTATCATGGGGACCAAGCTAGGTATGTCTATCCACTTCCCAGAGCAAGACGTGCGTTCCATGGGCAGATCTGCTACAGGGGTCAAAGGGATACAACTGGATGATGAGGATGCCGTAATTGATATGGATGTTGTCCATGAAGACAACAGTGTACTCATTGTGACGGCAAAAGGTTTCGGTAAACGAACACCTGTTTCTGAATATCGCATCCAGTCCCGTGGCGGTAAAGGGATCAAAACGCTGAACGTTACAGATAAAAACGGTGCTGTTGTCGGACTTAAAGTCGTACAAGAAGATGAAGATCTAATGATTATCACTGCATTAGGTACTGTCATTCGAACAAGTATGGACGGTATTTCTGTCATGGGTCGTAATACACAAGGTGTGCGCCTAATCAATATCCGTGAAGACGATGAAGTCGGAACTTTGGCTCGTGTGCAGAAGAATGAAGAGCAGAACGAGAACGAAGAAGACGGCGATTGGGAAGAATCAGAAGCAGCAGATTCAGAAGAATAA